The region TCCTATACTCTGCAGGAAATCATGACCGTTAAGTCCGACGACGTTGTGGGCCGTGTAAAGACCTACGAAGCCATCATCAAGGGAGAGAATATCCCTGAGCCGGGCGTACCGGAGTCCTTTAAGGTGCTCCTTAAGGAGATGCAGTCCCTTGGCCTGGATGTACAGGTACTGAGGGATGACGGCACCGAGGTCGAGATGAATGAGAATATCGATTACGGTGATACAGAGCTGCGCGCCATGTTAGAGGGGGAGCGCCGCTTCGAGGAGAAGGAATCCTATGCGCAGTTTGGCTATCAGGAGCAGGAATTCAAGGATAGCGAGCTGGTAGCTGTGGAAGAGGAAGAAGATGTAAGCGCCGATGATTACACCGAAGAGGCCGATGACGAGGATGATTTATTCCTGGATGAAGCTGCTGACGGTGAAGACGAAGAATAGAAGGGAGTAAATGCTCATGCCAGAAACTAATGAAACTTATCATCCAATGACATTTGATGCCATTAAGATTGGTCTGGCCTCCCCTGATAAGATTCTGGAGTGGTCCCATGGCGAGGTGAAGAAGCCGGAGACCATCAACTACAGGACACTTAAGCCCGAGAAGGACGGTCTGTTCTGTGAGAGAATCTTCGGGCCTAGTAAGGACTGGGAGTGTCATTGCGGTAAATATAAAAAGATTCGTTATAAAGGTGTTATCTGCGACCGCTGCGGCGTAGAAGTGACAAAGGCAAGTGTCCGTAGAGAGCGTATGGGCCACATTAAGCTGGCTGCTCCCGTATCCCATATATGGTATTTCAAGGGAATTCCCAGCCGTATGGGTCTGATTCTGGACATCTCCCCCAGAACGCTGGAGAAGGTGCTGTACTTTGCGTCCTATATCGTTCTGGACCCAGGCTCCACCAGCCTGCAGTATAAGCAGGTCCTGTCCGAGAAGGAGTACAGGGAGGAAGTGGAGAAGTACGGCGGCACCGGCGGCTTCCGTGTGGGAATGGGCGCCGAGGCCATCCAGGAACTGCTGAGGGCCATTAATCTGGAAAAGGATTCCACAGAACTCAGAAGGGCGCTGGCGGATTCCACCGGACAGAAGCGCGCGAGAATCATCAAGAGGCTGGAGGTAGTGGAGGCATTCCTTACCTCAGGCAACCGTCCTGAGTGGATGATTATGGATGTGATTCCTGTCATCCCTCCGGATATCCGTCCCATGGTACAGCTGGACGGCGGACGTTTCGCCACCTCTGATTTGAATGACTTATACAGAAGAATCATAAACAGGAACAACCGTTTGGCAAGACTGCTGGAGTTAGGCGCTCCTGATATCATTGTACGCAACGAGAAGCGTATGCTCCAGGAGGCAGTGGATGCCCTGATTGACAACGGACGCCGCGGCAGGCCTGTGACCGGCCCCGGCAACAGAGCCCTTAAGTCCCTTTCCGATATGTTAAAGGGTAAGCAGGGACGTTTCCGTCAGAACCTGTTAGGCAAGCGTGTGGACTATTCCGGACGTTCCGTTATCGTGGTTGGACCTGAGCTTAAGATATACCAGTGCGGTCTTCCAAAGGAAATGGCCATTGAGCTGTTTAAGCCTTTTGTTATGAAGGAGCTGGTTTCCAACGGAACCGCCCACAATATAAAGAATGCCAAGAAGATGGTAGAGAGACTGCAGCCTGAGGTGTGGGATGTGCTTGAGGATGTTATCAAAGAGCACCCCGTCATGCTGAACCGTGCCCCTACCCTGCACAGACTGGGGATCCAGGCGTTTGAGCCCATCCTGGTAGAGGGTAAGGCCATCAAGCTTCATCCTCTGGTGTGTACGGCCTTCAACGCTGACTTCGACGGCGACCAGATGGCTGTCCATCTGCCGCTTTCCGTAGAGGCCCAGGCAGAGTGCCGTTTCCTGCTCTTAAGCCCTAACAACCTGTTAAAGCCTTCAGACGGCGGTCCTGTGGCTGTTCCTTCCCAGGATATGGTTCTTGGTATCTATTACCTGACCCAGGAACGTCCGGGAGCAAAGGGCGAGGGCATGGTATTTAAGAGCGTCAACGAGGCGATTCTGGCATATGAGAACCAGGAGGCAACCCTTCATTCACGCGTTAAGGTGAGGGTCAGCAAGACCATGCCGGACGGCACTGTGAAGACGGGGACCATTGACTCCACCATCGGACGTTTCATTTTCAATGAAATCATTCCTCAGGATCTGGGATTTGTGGACAGAAGCATCCCGGAGAACGAGCTGAAGCTGGAAGTGGATTTCCACGTAGCCAAAAAGCAGTTAAAGCAGATTCTTGAGAAGGTCATCAACGTACACGGCGCAACCCAGACAGCCGTTACCCTGGATGACATCAAGGCCATTGGATATAAATATTCCACCAGGGCGGCCATGACCGTTTCTATTTCCGATATGACCGTGCCTGAGAGCAAACCAAAGCTGATTGAGGAAGCTCAGGCAACAGTGGACCGCATTGCGAAAAACTACCGCCGCGGACTCATCACCGAGGAAGAGCGCTACAAAGAGGTTATCGAGACATGGAAGACCACCGATGACCAGCTGACGCACGACCTGCTGACCGGCCTGGATAAGTACAACAATATCTACATGATGGCTGACTCCGGAGCCCGTGGTTCTGATAAGCAGATTAAGCAGCTGGCAGGTATGCGGGGACTGATGGCAGATACCACCGGTCATACCATCGAGCTTCCTATCAAGTCCAATTTCCGTGAGGGACTGGACGTATTGGAGTACTTTATCTCGGCTCATGGAGCCCGTAAAGGTCTGTCCGATACGGCTCTGCGTACGGCTGACTCAGGTTACCTGACCAGACGTCTGGTAGACGTATCACAGGATTTGATTATCCGTGAAGTGGACTGCTGCGAGGGCAGGGATATCCCATACATGGAAATCAAGGCTTTCATGGATGGAAATGAAGTAATCGAGGACCTGGAAGAGAGAATCACAGGGCGCTATATCGCTGAGACCATCACTGACCCGGATACGGGAGAGGTTGTGGTCAAGGCTAACCATATGTGTACACCGAAGCGCGCCGCTGCTGTCATGAAGGTGCTGAATAAGACAGGACGGGGGTCTGTAAAGATTCGTACCGTCCTCAGCTGTAAGTCCCATATCGGTGTGTGCGCCAAGTGTTACGGCGCCAACATGGCAACGGGCCAGCCTGTACAGGTGGGCGAGGCTGTCGGCATCATCGCGGCACAGTCCATCGGTGAACCTGGTACACAGCTTACCATGCGTACGTTCCATACGGGCGGCGTGGCCGGCGGCGATATCACACAGGGTCTTCCCCGTGTGGAGGAGCTTTTCGAGGCCCGTAAGCCAAAGGGTCTTGCCATCATTACCGAGTTCGGCGGCGTGGTGCAGATTAAGGATACAAAGAAAAAACGCGAGATTACGGTAACCGACAATGAGACCGGCAACGCCAAGACCTATCTGATTCCTTACGGATCCAGAATCAAGGTAATGGACGGCCAGGTGCTGGAAGCCGGCGACGAGCTGACAGAAGGCAGCATTAACCCCCATGATATCCTGAAAATCAAGGGTGTCCGTGCGGTGCAGGATTACATGCTCCAGGAAGTACAGCGTGTATACCGTCTCCAGGGCGTGGAAATCAACGATAAGCATATTGAGATGATTGTTCACCAGATGCTTAAGAAAATCAAGATTGAGGAGAGCGGCGACAGCGATGTGCTGCCGGGCGTATCCATGGATGTTCTGGATTACAACGAGATGAACGAGGCCCTGATTGCCGACGGCAAGAAGCCGGCAGAAGGCAGACAGGTCATGCTGGGTATCACCAAGGCATCCCTGGCAACGGATTCCTTCTTGTCAGCAGCATCCTTCCAGGAGACCACCAAGGTTCTGACCGAGGCAGCCATCAACGGCAAGGTTGACCACCTGATTGGCCTGAAGGAGAACGTAATCATCGGTAAGCCGATTCCGGCAGGTACCGGCATGAAGCGTTACCGCAAGGTGAAGCTGGACACAGACGATTTGATTTCAGATGAGATCATGCTGTCTGATGACGATGAACTGGTAGTCTCTTCCGAGGATGAGAGCGGCAGCGGACTCACAGAGGACAATGTTGCCGAGGAAGTTCTGGGAATGGACGATATGGCGGATGTGGATGAGGAAGACGATGCCATAGAGGAAGAAGAATAGATAGAAGTCTTATACCAAAAATGCTCTGGGAAGAAACGAAATATGTTTCTTTCCAGAGCATTTTTTAGTGGGGGATAAAGAGCGGGATTTAGAAGAAATGGAAGCATAGAATTATTTCCACGGCATTTTCCTTTTGTACTCATAGTAGATTCGCAGAAGCTGGCTCCTCTTGGTGACATTTACCTTTTGGAAAATGTTATGTATATGGGTCTTTACCGTGCCGATGGAGATGTACAGCGCGTCGCTGATTTCCTGGTTATTCTTATCCGTGAGAAGAATCTTCAAGATGTCCTGTTCCCGGGAGGTCAGCTGATAGTGATTGGCAAAGTGGAGGAAGGCCGTGTCGGCATCTTCCTGGTCCGGAGGAATCTGGACAGAAGGAGGCGGCGTTTCCTGGAAAATGGTTCCGGCATCCCCTACATCCAGACGCGGAAGCCTAAGCTGCCTTGTCAGGTATTTGATGGCGTATATGGAGTATATGATACTCATGATATCCTCGGATAAACTGCGGTTGTTGATTTTGACCATGGGATTGGAGTAAACATCAAAGGAAAAGATTACTATGGTGTCTTCGATGAGAATCAGCACGGAAAATATCACGGTTACTCCCAGCAGGGTTTTATAGGAGACCATTTCCCTGTCAAGGCTCTCCGGGTATTGGCTCAGATATAAAAGCCCTGAGGTCCCAAGGTAAAATGTAAAAATCTGGGCAGGAAGATAGTAAAGCCAGACCTTCAGTGCTCCGCCTCCTGCCATGGGAGCGAACAGCAGGGCCAGGCCCAGGAGAATCAGGGCAGCGCTGTCCCGGACAGTCTGCCTACCGGGAAGGACCAGTCTCTGTATGGTAACCAGACAGTAGTTGGATACGAGATAAATCAATGTTTTAAAGGCGGGTACGGTCATGAACTGAAGATCGTAAAGGGTGGAGAAATCCTCCAGGAATTCAGTCATATAGATAATCACATTATCAAATATGTAAGAGAGAAATAGGGCGGCTGTCACTGCGAACAGCGGTCTTTTTTTGTGGCTGTAATTTAAGATGGAAGATGTGACAACGACTGTGTAAAGGACAATCAGAAAAATATTATAGATGAAAATCAGTATATCCATAGATTACCTCCTGCTGGTATACCATTTTTGACAGTGGCTGATGTGCTGTCATTTATGCTGTGACACACTAGTACAGCATTGCCAAAATAATAATGAATAGACGTTGCTTTTTTATTGTAGTCGGTGCATAATAATTCTATCACTAAAGAATGGATGGGTTATTATGCGAAGGAAAACAATTGATACTATCCCGGTTTTATCTGATGCCATGAAAAACATATTATCTGCTTTTTCAAAAAGCCGCTCCCTTCCGTCAGGACTGGTCAAAAGAGCCAGCATTGTCCTGCTTGCGTCACAGGGGGAACTCAACCAGAATATTGCACCACAGGTCGGGCTTCATTATAATAATGTTGCCACCTGGCGCAGTCGGTTCCTCGCGGCGCTCCCAGCCTTGCGGAGGATTGAAATGGACGACCCGAAAAAGCTTGAAGATGAGATACGGGCAGTCCTGTCCGATAAAAAACGCCCCGGTGCCCCGTCTGTTTTTACGCCGGACCAGATCATGCGGATCATCGACCTTGCCTGCAGCAGCCCAAATGATTTTGGGTACGAAGTAAGCCAGTGGAGTCTCCCGCTGTTAGTGGCAGAAATTAAAAAGCAGGGGATCGCTGAACAGATTTCTGAGAAATCTGTCAGCCGTTTTTTAAAAATGAGGTAGATTTACATCCCCACAAAATCCGTTACTGGCTTCATTCTTCGGAAAAGACGGAAGCCCCGGAATCTTTTGCGCGGAAAGTAAACGAAATCTGCGGCCTGTACCAGAGTGCCCAGGAACAAAGCCGGGAAGGTGCACACATTGTTTCCACGGATGAAATGACCGGGGTACAAGCGCTGGAACATAAATATCCTGACAAGCTCCCATTACCCGGCCAGTGCGCCAAAATGGAGTTTGAGTATATCCGCCATGGCACGACCAGCCTCATCGGGTTCTTTGATGTTGCAACGGGCCGTATGGAAATGCCGTATTTAAACTCCACACGCACAGAAGAGGATTTTGTGGAAGCCGTGAAAGCATTGGTAGGGACAGACCCGCAAGCCCCATGGACATTTATATGCGATGGCCTAAACACCCATAAATCGGAAGCCCTTGTCCGCTTTGTGGCAGAAGCCTGTGCCCTTGGCGTGGAACTGGGCAAAAAAGGGAAAACAGGGATCCTTAAAAGTATGGAAAGCCGAGCGGATTTCCTGCATGACCCTTCCCACCGGATCCGCTTTGTCTATACTCCGAAACACAGTTCCTGGATGAACCAGATTGAGATATGGTTTGGCATCATTAACCGGAAGCTGCTGAAGCGGAAAAGCTACCTATCAATAGAAGAACTGGAAGCAAGCATCCTGCGCTTTATTGAACAATACAATCTTACAGCACACCCATTTAAGTGGACATATGCCGGGATACCATTAGTAATTTAATCACTGATATTTAAGCAATGCTGTACTAGAGTATACCAAAAATCTAAAATATATCAAACGTTTTATTTGGAAAAATATTGAAAAAATTGTGCATATTTCATAAAAGGTTTAGGGGAGTTTAGATAATTTGTTATAAAAGACTGAGTAAAATCAAACTTTCGACCGCTGAGAATTGGTCATTTTCTCAATCTCTGAATCCATCCCGGGGATGATTTTAAACTCGGTCCCGTGGGGCTATGATGACGTCACAAGGCGCCGGACAGCCCTGAAGCATCCGGCAGAGCAAAAACAATATAATACAGGAGGAAACAACATGTCAGTAAAAGATTTCATCGACACAAACGAATTCACCAAGGAGGAACTAATGGACATCATCAATCTTTCATTAAAGATTAAAAGATGCATCAAGGCGGGCTGCTATCCTCAATTATTAAGGAACAAATCCCTGGGAATGATATTCCAGCAGTCATCCACCAGGACAAGGGTATCTTTTGAGACAGCCATGCAGCAGTTAGGCGGACATGCACAGTACCTGGCACCCGGACAGATTCAGCTGGGCGGACATGAGACAATCGAAGATACAAGCGCAGTGCTTTCCCGCCTGGTAGATATCCTCATGGCACGTGTGGACCGTCACAAGAGCGTGGTAGATCTGGCTAAGAACGCTTCAATCCCGGTCATCAATGGAATGTCCGATTATAACCATCCGACCCAGGAAATGGGTGATTTATGTACCATGATTGAGCATTTGCCGGCGGGTAAGAAATTAGAGGACTGCAAGGTGGTATTCGTAGGCGACGCAACCCAGGTATGCGCTTCCTTAATGTTCATCACCACCAAGATGGGAATGAACTTCGTGCACTTCGGACCGGAGGGTTACCAGTTAAATGAAAACCACAGGGCAATCGCAGAGACAAACTGCAAGGTAAGCGGCGGAACCTTCCTGGTTACTGATAATGAAGATGAAGCGCTTAAGGACGCTGACTTTGTATATACCGATGTATGGTACGGCCTGTACGACGCAGAGCTGTCCGAGGAGGAGCGGATGGCTATCTTCTATCCTAAATACCAGGTAACTCCGGCCATGATGGCCAAGGCTGCTCCCCATGTGAAATTCATGCACTGTCTGCCTGCCTCCAGAGGAGAAGAGGTTGTGAATGAAGTGATTGATGCCGGATATTCCGTTGTATTTGACGAGGCTGAGAATCGCCTGACCGCTATGAGGGGACTTCTGGTATATTTCCTGAATCAGGCTGAGAAGAAAGCAGATGAAGAGGAAAAAGCAAAGGCAAAAGCGGATTTGGAAGTATTCTTAAAGAAAGCGCTGTAATTTAGCAAGTAAAGGGGGCAAAACACATGGCTGAAAACACAAGGCCGGAAACACAAGGAAAGAAAAAATTTAAATTAACGGATGCGATACTGTCCGTTATCTGTGTTGTATTCGTGGCAGAAGCAGCGGCGCCTGTGGCTGCAATCGGAAACTCCCAGTATTTCTGGTGGATTTTCCTCATGCTCACCTTCCTGCTGCCCTACGGGCTTATTGCCTCGGAACTGGGAACCACCTATGACGGGGAAGGCGGATTGTATGACTGGGTGAGGAAAGCGTTCGGAGCCAAATGGGGTACCAGGGTCTCCTGGTATTACTGGATTAACTTTCCGCTGTGGATGGCATCCCTGGCTGTCATGTGCCCGAATATGTTCAGTATCGTCATAGGACATCCCATTGGCGTGATTCCTTCGCTAATTATAGAGCTGGCGTTTATCTGGGTGATTGTAGCTATCAGCTTCTTCCCTGTGTGTGACAGCGTGTGGATTCTCAACGGCGCAGCCCTGATTAAGGTGCTGTTGGCAGTGATAGTAGGGGGACTGGGCATATACGGGGCAGTGACCCATGGCGTGGCCAACCAGTATACGGCGGCTTCTCTGATGCCGTCCTTTGACGCAAAGAGTCTGTCCTTCATTTCCGTGATTCTATTTAATTTTTTAGGATTTGAGGTAGTGTGCACCTTTGCGGACAATATGGAGAACCCGAAAAAACAGATTCCGCAGGCTATTGTTTCAGGCGGTCTTGTGATTGCGGCCATATACATATTCTCAGCCTTCGGAATCGGCGTGGCCATTCCCACTGCCGAGGTCAGCACCAGCAGCGGGCTGATTGACAGCCTTCAGCTTCTGACCGGAAAGACTGGCAGTCTGTTCATCTCCGTCATGGCTGTTATGTTTGTACTGACGCTGTTTGGAAATATGATTTCCTGGTCCCTGGGAGTCAACAATGTGGCCAGCTATGCTGCTGAGCAGAGGGATATGCCGGAGGTATTTGCTAAAAAGAGCGTCAAAAACAGCATGCCGGTGGGCGCTGCAATGATGAATGGTATTGTGGCCAGCGTGGTTGTCATCCTTGCGCCTATTCTGCCCAACCAGGATTTGTTCTGGAGCTTCTTTGCACTGAACTTGGTGATGTTCCTGCTAGCATACCTGCCCGTATTCCCGGCATTTCTGAGACTGCGTTCCATTGACCCGGAGACGGAGAGACCATTTAAAGTAGGCGGAAGCAAGACATTCCTCAGGTTGCTGGCAGCACTTCCCATGATTATGATAGTCATATCATTGATTTTTATAGCAGTGCCCATGAGCTTTGATGCCCAGACATTAAATGAAGTACTGCCTATTACCATTGGTTCCGTTGTGTTCGTTGGCATAGGAGAAATGCTGGCAGCCGGAAAACGTAAAGTGACAAAGGCCGGAACTGCGGCCGGGATGAAGAAGGCGGCAGAAACGGAGTAGAAGCGGACCTGGTGAGCGGGCAGGGCCCATAGAAAAAAGAATGAGAGGAAGGTATTTTACATGAAAACATATACAACGACCCCAAAACAGGATGGCTTTAGGATGCCGGGAGAATTTGAACCACATGAGGGCTGCTGGATTATCTGGCCTGAGAGACCGGATAACTGGAGACTGGGAGCAAAACCGGCACAGAAGGTCTTCGTGGAGGTGGCAAAGGCCATCAGCCGCTTTGAACCGGTAACCGTATGCGTAAGCAATGCACAGTATGACAATGCCAGATACCAGCTTCCGGAAGATGTACGTGTTGTGGAAATGTCCACGGATGATTCCTGGATTCGCGACTGTGGCCCCACATTTGTGACCAATGGAACCGAGGTCAGGGGTGTTGACTGGTCCTTTAACGCTTGGGGCGGACTGGTTGACGGTCTGTATTTCCCATGGGATAAGGATGACCATGTGGCAAGAAAGGTGTGCGACATTGAGCGCAAGGGCAGGTACCGTCTGGATGATTTCATATTAGAAGGCGGTTCTATCCATGTGGACGGCGAGGGCACCCTGATTGTGACTGAAGAATGCCTGTTAAGCGGGGGCAGGAACTCCCATCTCACAAAAAAGGAAATTGAGGATGTGCTGAAGGAGTATCTGAACCTGGAGAAAATTATCTGGATTCCGTATGGCATTTATAATGATGAGACGAACGGCCATGTGGATAATATCATCCATTATATTGCCCCGGGTCAGGTAATCCTGGCATGGACGGATGATAAGGACGACCCGCAGTATGATATATGCCAGAAAGCATATGAGGTGTTGAGCGCGGAGACAGATGCAAAGGGCCGTAAGCTGAATATCCATAAGCTGACGCTGCCTAAGAACATCCTTATTACCAGAGGAGAGAGCGAGGGCGTCGACGCTGTGGACGGCACGCTTCCCCGCATGGAAGGTGACAGACTGGCAGCATCCTATGCCAACTTTTATATTGCCAATGGAGGTGTTGTATTCCCCATGTTCCATGACGAGAATGATGAGAAGGCCAGAAGGACACTGGAGGAATGCTTCCCGGGCCGCGAGGTGGTGGGCATCTATGCCAGGGAAATCCTTTTGGGCGGCGGCAACATCCACTGCATTACCCAGCAGCAGCCAAAGGCATGAGGATTCCGGAGCGGAAATAAAATAGATGACAGAAAGGAAGATAGGAGTATGTCAAGAATTGTAATCGCCCTTGGGGGAAATGCACTGGGAAATACGCCTAAGGAACAGCAGGAGCGCATCGACAATGCGGCACCCGCTCTCACCGGGCTGATTAAACAGGGGCATGAGATTATCATCAGTCATGGAAATGGACCCCAGGTAGGGATGATACGCCAGGCATTTGATACGGCCAGTGCCGCCAACGAAAAAGTACCTGTCTTTGAATTACCTGAGTGTACGGCCATGAGCCAGGGTTATATCGGGTTCCATCTGCAGAAGGGAATCAAGAAGGAACTGCGCAGGGAAGGAATGCCGTGGCATGTGGCAACCGTGGTAACACAGATTGTAGTGGATAAGGATGACCCGGCGTTTCTGAATCCCACGAAGCCCATTGGCAGTTTTTATACAGCGGAAGAGGCCCTGAAGATGATGAGGGAAAATCCAAAGCTGCACATGAAGGAGGATGCGGGAAGAGGCTACCGTCAGATGGTGGCTTCGCCCAAACCAGTGGATATTGCGGAACGGGATTCCATCTTAAACCTTCTGGACCATGAATTCATTGTCATTGCCTGCGGAGGCGGGGGGATACCTGTGATATTGGATGAGAATGGTGACTATGAAAGTATACCGGCTGTCATAGACAAGGACTTTGCATCTGCCAAGCTGGCAGAGCTGGTGGACGCTGATTACCTGTTTATCCTGACAGCTGTGGATCGGGTGGCGGTAAATTACGGAAAACCGGAGCAGCGGGAATTGAAGGAAATCACAGTGGAGGAAGCGGAAAACCTGTGCCGCGAAGGTCACTTCGCACCGGGAAGCATGCTTCCCAAAGTAGAGGCAGCCATGGAATTTGCACGTAGCAAAAAGGGCAGGAATGCGGTGATTTCATCCCTTGAAAAGGCTCCCTTAGCCATGATTGGGGAAAGCGGGACTAGGATTGCCCTGTGATGGGGATGTATGCCTCTGCCGGACATGAGACATCACATAACCATACTGATTTTGACTGGTTCAGATATGAAATCATAGAAGAGTGATACTGCAGAAAGATGATATAGATGTATATTGATAAGGCCAGGGCTTCGCGCCCGGCCTTTTTCTTATTGCAGATGCTGCTTCAGCGCCTTTATAACATCCATGACAAAGATACATTCCTTTTCTGTCAATTTATTCAATGTCTCGCTTAATTCATCAGTATATTCACCAGGCTTCTTTTGATCGCGGCAGGTATTCCACTTTCTGCCTACCAGGTCATCCAGGGAAATGTTAAGGGCATCGGCAATCAGGATGGCATTGCCGATGGTAGGACTTTTCCTGCCGTTTATATATTCGGACATGAGAGAGGTCTGTATGCCTGTCATGCGGCATAAATCTGCCTGCTTCATACTTTTTTCTAATAGTAACAGCTTTAAATTCTCGTTGAATCCCATGTTCATACCTCCAGAAAGATATTAACATTTGTGAGTGAAAGCGTCAATCTTTTATTGACAAACTAACTAAAGAGAGTATAATAAGAATAAATAACTCACAATAGTTAGCTGAAAAGAGGAGGAATCAGAAAATGATATATCTAAACATCCACTATGAAATGAGACGCCATGGCCTGAAGGGCCAGCAGCTGGCAGCTGTCCTGGGGCTTCCTCTGAATGATGTGATTTTTAAACTGTATGGAGAAACAGAATTTTCCCTTTATGAAATTGAACAGCTGGCTGATTTGTTCGGCTGTTCCCTGGACTATCTGGTGGGACATCGTGTGGTGACACGGGCCTATTCGCCGGGTGAGGGAATGGACAGCATCATGAGGGGGTAATACGGGAGGCCCTGATGCGGTTTAACAGCGTTACATAGCTGAACCTATAAATCTACCTAAAGGAGGAGTAGCAAGCATGAAGTACGATTTTATTACAGCGCCCAATCGGAGGAACAGCGGTTCGTCCAAGTGGGAGGGGATGAAAGGGCTGAACCCCAATGTGCCGGAGAGTGTGGTGCCCCTGTCGGTAGCGGACATGGAACTTAAGAATCCGCCGGAAATAATGGAGGGCCTTAAGGAGTATCTGGACCAGGCGGTATTGGGGTATCCGTGTGGTACGGACAGTTTTTATGAGGCTGTTGAATCCTGGACAAGGAGGCGCTATGGATGGGAGACAAAGCGGGAATGGCTGATTACCACGCCGGGAATCGTAAATGCCTTTCATCAGGCCGTGCTGGCCTATACGGAGCCAGGTGACGGTGTTATTTTGCTGACACCTGTTTATTACCCATTTTCCTTTGCGGTCCGGAGAAATGATCGGAAGGAAGTGAGATGCCCTCTGGTTAATATCAACG is a window of Enterocloster clostridioformis DNA encoding:
- the arcC gene encoding carbamate kinase, whose amino-acid sequence is MSRIVIALGGNALGNTPKEQQERIDNAAPALTGLIKQGHEIIISHGNGPQVGMIRQAFDTASAANEKVPVFELPECTAMSQGYIGFHLQKGIKKELRREGMPWHVATVVTQIVVDKDDPAFLNPTKPIGSFYTAEEALKMMRENPKLHMKEDAGRGYRQMVASPKPVDIAERDSILNLLDHEFIVIACGGGGIPVILDENGDYESIPAVIDKDFASAKLAELVDADYLFILTAVDRVAVNYGKPEQRELKEITVEEAENLCREGHFAPGSMLPKVEAAMEFARSKKGRNAVISSLEKAPLAMIGESGTRIAL
- a CDS encoding helix-turn-helix domain-containing protein, whose translation is MIYLNIHYEMRRHGLKGQQLAAVLGLPLNDVIFKLYGETEFSLYEIEQLADLFGCSLDYLVGHRVVTRAYSPGEGMDSIMRG
- the aguA gene encoding agmatine deiminase, which codes for MKTYTTTPKQDGFRMPGEFEPHEGCWIIWPERPDNWRLGAKPAQKVFVEVAKAISRFEPVTVCVSNAQYDNARYQLPEDVRVVEMSTDDSWIRDCGPTFVTNGTEVRGVDWSFNAWGGLVDGLYFPWDKDDHVARKVCDIERKGRYRLDDFILEGGSIHVDGEGTLIVTEECLLSGGRNSHLTKKEIEDVLKEYLNLEKIIWIPYGIYNDETNGHVDNIIHYIAPGQVILAWTDDKDDPQYDICQKAYEVLSAETDAKGRKLNIHKLTLPKNILITRGESEGVDAVDGTLPRMEGDRLAASYANFYIANGGVVFPMFHDENDEKARRTLEECFPGREVVGIYAREILLGGGNIHCITQQQPKA
- a CDS encoding helix-turn-helix domain-containing protein, which encodes MGFNENLKLLLLEKSMKQADLCRMTGIQTSLMSEYINGRKSPTIGNAILIADALNISLDDLVGRKWNTCRDQKKPGEYTDELSETLNKLTEKECIFVMDVIKALKQHLQ